A portion of the Thunnus albacares chromosome 23, fThuAlb1.1, whole genome shotgun sequence genome contains these proteins:
- the LOC122975382 gene encoding uncharacterized protein B0353.1-like, producing MGILKQHDSPPLPQPPASPRRSHASSLRGRRIRQVLELPSNMERTSSWSTSTNQTLDEVEPFFEKKLHLGSERPKLPKIKARSPSPVTSICSVDTHSPSELRAMSQRPISTPFTPTPPPPPTADPLTGRVPLPPIMSANLSGACKEVADGWKFQSPKAKVEEFVEQFHLVHLPSPRPPTAPHRGTNFSSIKADEGARWDKLKPLPCLQRTCPSASTSSTDKKCSRDLFSRGSLPTCGITSSK from the exons ATGGGAATCTTGAAACAGCACGACTCCCCCCCCTTACCTCAGCCCCCAGCTTCACCTAGAAGGAGCCATGCATCTTCCCTGCGAGGACGGAGGATCAGGCAAGTTTTGGAGCTACCCTCAAATATGGAGAGGACCAGCAGCTGGTCAACCAGCACCAACCAGACGTTGGATGAAGTGGAACCCTTCTTTGAGAAGAAGTTGCATCTGGGCAGTGAGAGGCCTAAACTACCTAAGATTAAAGCCAGGAGCCCAAGCCCAGTCACCTCCATCTGCTCTGTGGATACACACAGTCCTAGTGAGCTGAGGGCTATGTCACAAAGACCCATTTCCACCCCTTTCAcccctactcctcctcctcctcccacagcAGATCCATTAACTGGGAGAGTGCCTCTTCCCCCGATTATGTCTGCAAACCTCAGTGGAGCAT GTAAAGAGGTAGCTGATGGATGGAAATTCCAGTCACCTAAAGCTAAAGTTGAGGAATTTGTGGAACAATTCCACCTTGTCCACCTCCCTTCACCTCGACCCCCAACAGCTCCTCATCGTGGAACAAACTTCTCCTCCATAAAGGCTGATGAAGGAGCACGTTGGGATAAGCTCAAGCCTCTGCCATGCTTGCAAAGAACCTGTCCCTCTGCTTCAACCAGTTCAACGGACAAAAAATGCTCCAGGGACTTGTTCTCCAGAGGGAGTTTACCAACCTGTGGAATAACATCCTCCAAGTAA